The Mycolicibacterium mageritense genome contains a region encoding:
- a CDS encoding SseB family protein, whose amino-acid sequence MFPFDVERSAFFGGFGDGSALLESLRATNLVMPLDVEGSVFTWVWRGLPWLVAFTTVERCATFAKAAGRDLEAIEVCTVRGAAVIEGMDRAPEPTGLVVDPASTDVMVFPPARAITPHCYIDEETGEAVRTWAA is encoded by the coding sequence GTGTTTCCGTTCGATGTGGAGCGATCGGCGTTCTTCGGCGGGTTCGGAGACGGATCCGCACTGCTCGAAAGCCTGCGCGCGACGAACCTCGTGATGCCCCTTGACGTCGAGGGTTCTGTCTTCACGTGGGTCTGGCGCGGATTGCCGTGGCTCGTAGCGTTCACGACGGTTGAGCGGTGTGCGACGTTTGCCAAGGCTGCCGGTCGAGACCTCGAGGCGATCGAGGTGTGCACAGTCCGCGGCGCAGCGGTGATCGAGGGGATGGACCGTGCACCGGAGCCGACTGGACTGGTGGTGGATCCCGCATCCACCGACGTCATGGTGTTTCCCCCGGCCAGGGCCATCACCCCGCACTGCTACATCGACGAAGAAACCGGAGAGGCGGTCCGCACATGGGCGGCGTAA
- a CDS encoding MPT63 family protein, producing the protein MTAAIAAAVAAAGTMGSATAFADEAGVTTTSSQIGGQAKLVDGNVVQAWTISDLKPSTDTIPYDVQGTLWEATATDEAIQGSVTPIISNLNARAADGQNYRVLFQVATPQGVNPATLAQGEKTSGKVYFDVTGEKPTSVVYSTGGHDVATWTASAPTQQPRTAPAPARTQPAPAVAAPASPAPAAPAPTPAPAAATPAPVANAPAPVGAGNRASDLPVPAGTQGTPLPEGSQGTPLPPGSQGTPLQPGTESAPLPQGSQGTPVPAGTEGQPPLPGSQGTPLAPGSQGTPLPEGSQGTPLPPGSQGTPLPEGAAPTTTTVPTTVPAANQGTPQP; encoded by the coding sequence GTGACCGCTGCCATTGCAGCGGCAGTCGCGGCTGCCGGCACCATGGGTTCGGCGACAGCGTTCGCCGATGAAGCAGGAGTGACGACCACGTCGAGCCAGATCGGCGGTCAGGCCAAGCTCGTCGACGGCAACGTTGTCCAAGCCTGGACGATCAGTGACCTGAAACCCAGCACGGACACCATCCCTTACGACGTGCAGGGCACGTTGTGGGAAGCCACCGCCACGGATGAAGCCATTCAGGGCTCGGTGACACCAATAATCTCGAACCTGAACGCCCGGGCCGCCGACGGCCAGAACTACCGGGTGTTGTTCCAGGTCGCGACTCCGCAGGGCGTCAATCCCGCAACGCTGGCGCAGGGCGAAAAGACCTCAGGAAAGGTCTATTTCGACGTCACGGGCGAGAAGCCGACCAGTGTTGTCTACAGCACCGGTGGGCATGACGTGGCCACGTGGACCGCGTCCGCACCGACACAGCAGCCTCGGACCGCACCCGCACCCGCGCGTACGCAGCCTGCTCCGGCGGTGGCGGCACCTGCGTCACCAGCGCCTGCTGCTCCCGCCCCGACTCCGGCTCCGGCGGCGGCAACTCCGGCCCCGGTCGCCAACGCACCGGCTCCGGTCGGCGCAGGCAATCGTGCTTCGGATCTTCCGGTGCCGGCCGGGACACAAGGAACACCGCTGCCGGAGGGCAGCCAAGGAACGCCGCTCCCGCCAGGAAGCCAAGGCACACCCCTTCAACCCGGGACCGAAAGTGCTCCGCTACCGCAAGGCAGCCAAGGAACGCCTGTTCCTGCCGGTACCGAGGGCCAGCCTCCGCTGCCCGGAAGCCAAGGAACGCCACTGGCACCGGGGAGCCAAGGAACGCCACTGCCGGAGGGCAGCCAGGGCACCCCGCTTCCTCCGGGAAGCCAGGGCACCCCGTTGCCCGAAGGCGCCGCGCCGACGACCACTACCGTTCCGACGACGGTTCCGGCCGCAAATCAGGGCACTCCGCAGCCCTGA